The proteins below are encoded in one region of Micromonospora pisi:
- a CDS encoding nucleotidyl transferase AbiEii/AbiGii toxin family protein, producing MSTAHLGDFYREVARVALSVADRYGFVLGGGVAWAAHGLVSRPTEDVDLFADVDGAAGAAAAEVRNVLRAAGFDVRDEDPASDLASLFDGFDQDMKDFVVSRGGRQLRLTLGRLDRHRSPVVMDLGPVMHVQDLVASKTVALITRREVRDYIDIAAALDVYRIDELLALAHGYDPALDPDDVRAAGHYLDRLPDQRFARYGLTTDEVRVVHQRLAEWPR from the coding sequence GTGAGCACCGCCCACCTGGGCGACTTCTACCGCGAGGTGGCCCGCGTCGCCCTCTCCGTCGCCGACCGCTACGGGTTCGTACTGGGCGGCGGGGTGGCCTGGGCGGCACACGGCCTGGTCAGCCGTCCCACCGAGGACGTGGACCTGTTCGCCGACGTCGACGGCGCGGCGGGCGCGGCGGCGGCCGAGGTGCGCAACGTGCTCCGGGCCGCCGGCTTCGACGTGCGCGACGAGGATCCGGCGAGCGACCTGGCCAGTCTCTTCGACGGATTCGACCAGGACATGAAGGACTTCGTCGTGAGCCGGGGCGGCCGGCAACTCAGACTGACCCTGGGCCGGCTCGACCGGCACCGGAGCCCGGTGGTGATGGACCTGGGGCCGGTCATGCACGTCCAGGATCTGGTCGCGAGCAAGACCGTCGCCCTGATCACCCGCCGCGAGGTACGCGACTACATCGACATCGCCGCCGCACTCGACGTCTACCGCATCGACGAGTTGCTCGCACTGGCACACGGCTACGATCCGGCGCTCGACCCGGACGACGTTCGCGCCGCCGGCCACTACCTGGATCGGCTGCCCGACCAACGGTTCGCGCGCTACGGCCTCACCACGGACGAGGTACGGGTCGTGCACCAACGCCTGGCGGAATGGCCACGCTGA